Genomic window (Thermomicrobiales bacterium):
CTGGCCAGGAGAAGTGGTTCTACGATACGGACGGCGGAATGCCTGCAGTAGTGTCGTACGTGGACGGAACGCTCTATCTCACGGCAGATAGTCTCGATCTAGCGGGTATGCTGGCCGGATCGACCGTTAGCAGGCTGCAAGCCGTCGACGCTGCGACCGGCGAGCTGGCTTGGTCCACCGAGTTGCCACCCGAAACGGCGTCTTTCACGACACCGATCGTGCTGGGGGATACGCTGCTTATCGGAGTTTCCACCCCAATTCCGTATATTGGAAGCTGGAATGCCTACGACCGGCTGACCGGCACGCTCCTCTGGAACACCCCATATCCGATACCTCCATGGCCGGCGAATGCGGCGGCCAAAGATGGCCTTTTCTTTGTGCCGGGAGCCGACATTGGAGGTGTACTGGCGCTCGACGCCGTCACTGGTGACGTGGTCTGGCAGCATGATTCTCCCCATATGGCCTGGTGGGGGATGATCGTTGCTGGTGATGTGCTCTATGTACGCACGGAAGAACCGGCAATCGAGGCGTTGGACACGGCAACTGGCGCATTGCTCTGGTCGTTGCCGGCCGGTGAGCCAGATCAGCCCACAAGCGGAATCGCGTACCGCGACGGCGTGCTCTATTCCGGCGCTGGAACCGAGGTGTTTGCCATCTCCGGCGACGGTGGACCAGCCCCAGCCCCGGGTGAGCCAGCTCTCTCCGGGGTGCTGCCGCTCGATCCGGACGCCGGTAGTTTCCTGCAGTGGGGCGGTGTGCTGGACACGCCGGAAGAGTTCCAGGGGCCAGTGGGTATCGCGGTTCGCCCAAACGGCGAAATCTTCGTCATCGATGCTCGCAATGACCGGATTCAGATCTTCTCTGCCGATGGCGAGTTCGATCGTATCTGGCCGGCCGACGGCGATACGAGCACCGCTTTTTCGTTCCACGAACCCGACGGCTTCTTCTTTGGTGACCTCGCGTTTGCCGCAGACGGGTCTTTGTACGTCACGGACCCGTTGGACAGTCAAATTCAGATGTTCGACCCCGATCTGAACCCGACAGGAGAGTTCCTGTTGCCATCGGTCGATCCGAACGATCCCAGCCGGCCGTCCGGGATCGCGCTCGACGAAGACGCAAACCGCCTGTATGTGGCCGACTTCGCCCGCAGCAACGTGTTCGTCTTCGATCTGGCTGGAAATCATCTCGCCACCTGGGGGCCAAATGGTGGCGACGTTGAGATCCCGCTTCTGAATCCGGGCGATGTCACGGTTGGCCCTGACGGGAATGTCTATGTGGCCGACTCGCTGCGCAGCCGTATCCGGGTACTGACTCCTGACGGAGAAACTGTTGGCGTCTGGGGAGGAATCGGAACGGGCCCGGGTCAGTTTGCGGGAGCAGCCGCGATTGCGTTCGATGCGGATGGCAACGCATATGTCACCGACTACGTTGGCAATCGCATCCAGGTCATTTCGCCAGATGGAACGGTAATTGGCATCCTCGGAACACACGGCACCGGAGACGGGGAACTGCAGCAGCCGACCTATCTTGCCTTTGCGCCGGACGGCCGGCTCTTCGTCAGCGACGAAACGAACAACCGGGTGGTGGTCTTGTCGACGTCTGCAACTGCGCCGATCGCCACTCCACTCGCCTCGCCGGCTGCCTGACCCTCCGGCGAGCGCATCGACCGGCACGGGGAGCATGACTGGGCTCCCCGTGTTCCGGTCCACCCATGTGGCTATCTCAATATCGTCGAGCGGAGCGGCTCGATGACGTAGAGGGCGTGCCGGTCTGGCATGCCCTCGTAGCTCTCTTCGCCGGTGTACTTGCGCACCATGGCGATTACGTCCGGGTCGCGGCTATCGACGACGCGAACGCTTCTGACGACGCCACGAATCTCGAGATAGTGCGCGGGGTCATCCGGATCGGCCATGGAGAGCGCAACGCGCGGGTCGCGCGCAAGGTTGCGCGCTTTCTGGCCGGTCGGGCCGATAGCAATGACGATCTGTTCACCGTCCCAAATGAACCAGACGGGATTGGATTGCGGCTCGCCGTGCGGCCCAGTGGTCGCGACATGCGCGAGCACCGGCTTGTCGAGCAAGCCCTGGTGGCTCTCGGGAATGACATTCGCCGGCATCAGTAGCCTCGCTGCTTGTCGAGCAACGGGCTCATTTCATCGTACCGCCCGTCCAGGTAGAGTGGGAGATTGCGCACGAAGATCTCGGTGATGCGCTGGTTCTCGCTCCACGCGGTGCTGGCAGAGTGCGGCGCGATGAGCACATTCGGCATATCCCAGAGAGGCGAATCGTCCGGCAGCGGTTCGGTGCGGAAGACGTCGAGCCCGGCATACGCGATCTGCCCGGACAGGAGCGCTTCGATCATGGCGTCTTCGTCGATCACGATGCCGCGGGAGAGATTGACCAGCACAATGCCCGGTTTCATGGCCGCAATCGCGGCCGCGTCGACCAGGTTTTCCGTGTCGGGGGTGTGCGGCGTCGAGATCACGACGAAATCGGATCGCGCGAGCACGTCGCCCAATGCGTTGTGGTCGTAGGCTTCGTCGAAGCCGAGCGTACGAGCGCGGTGTTCATCGACGCGCGATGCGATGGCGATGGTGCGCATGCCAAACGCCTTGCCCAGACGGCCCACTTCACGCCCGATTCGTCCGGGTCCGATGACGGTCAGCGTTTGGCCGTCGAGTTCCCCACCGCAGAACCGCTCCCAGCGGTGCGCCTGCTGCTCCGATCGCAATCGGGGAAGCTCCTTCACCCAGGTGAGCATGACCGCGAAAGCGAATTCCGCCAGCGGTTTGGCATGCACCCCGCTGGCGGTGGTAACGAGGATGTCGGTCTCGGCCAGGCCGAGACGTTTGATCATG
Coding sequences:
- a CDS encoding PPOX class F420-dependent oxidoreductase translates to MPANVIPESHQGLLDKPVLAHVATTGPHGEPQSNPVWFIWDGEQIVIAIGPTGQKARNLARDPRVALSMADPDDPAHYLEIRGVVRSVRVVDSRDPDVIAMVRKYTGEESYEGMPDRHALYVIEPLRSTILR
- a CDS encoding D-2-hydroxyacid dehydrogenase, giving the protein MSKNQTKPTIIGITSPLEPEYVAQIRAAAPGRIEVRYEPDLLPPTLYRNDHHGPDGWSRSPEDQSRWEAMLAECEIVWDIPEVVWDTPGAKTKPVLELMPRLRWIQTTSAGVGPMIKRLGLAETDILVTTASGVHAKPLAEFAFAVMLTWVKELPRLRSEQQAHRWERFCGGELDGQTLTVIGPGRIGREVGRLGKAFGMRTIAIASRVDEHRARTLGFDEAYDHNALGDVLARSDFVVISTPHTPDTENLVDAAAIAAMKPGIVLVNLSRGIVIDEDAMIEALLSGQIAYAGLDVFRTEPLPDDSPLWDMPNVLIAPHSASTAWSENQRITEIFVRNLPLYLDGRYDEMSPLLDKQRGY
- a CDS encoding PQQ-binding-like beta-propeller repeat protein, which encodes MADSHRGLQGAVAIDARDGKTIWTFVPVHELEGTPPADFLPQTIVDASVAVINGTVFVSGGVYGGLWALDAATGQEKWFYDTDGGMPAVVSYVDGTLYLTADSLDLAGMLAGSTVSRLQAVDAATGELAWSTELPPETASFTTPIVLGDTLLIGVSTPIPYIGSWNAYDRLTGTLLWNTPYPIPPWPANAAAKDGLFFVPGADIGGVLALDAVTGDVVWQHDSPHMAWWGMIVAGDVLYVRTEEPAIEALDTATGALLWSLPAGEPDQPTSGIAYRDGVLYSGAGTEVFAISGDGGPAPAPGEPALSGVLPLDPDAGSFLQWGGVLDTPEEFQGPVGIAVRPNGEIFVIDARNDRIQIFSADGEFDRIWPADGDTSTAFSFHEPDGFFFGDLAFAADGSLYVTDPLDSQIQMFDPDLNPTGEFLLPSVDPNDPSRPSGIALDEDANRLYVADFARSNVFVFDLAGNHLATWGPNGGDVEIPLLNPGDVTVGPDGNVYVADSLRSRIRVLTPDGETVGVWGGIGTGPGQFAGAAAIAFDADGNAYVTDYVGNRIQVISPDGTVIGILGTHGTGDGELQQPTYLAFAPDGRLFVSDETNNRVVVLSTSATAPIATPLASPAA